One window from the genome of Glycine soja cultivar W05 chromosome 12, ASM419377v2, whole genome shotgun sequence encodes:
- the LOC114379930 gene encoding phospholipase A1-IIdelta, with the protein MAATDVTEPTWAELLGRDNWAGLLDPLHPSLRSLILRCGDLIQATYDAFNNDKNSLYCGASRYGKASFFRKVMLDCPENYDVAAFLYATARVTVPEAFLLHSLSREAWDRESNWIGYIAVTSDSRSQELGRREIYVVWRGTTRDMEWINVFGAGQVDASGLLSAKSLKELKDGNKDGSSSSSDEEDDPRKPKVMSGWLTIYTSDNPKSPFTKSSARTQLQAHVKSLLQHYSSENPSLVIVGHSLGATLSIVSAFDLVENGVTEVPVTAIVFGSPQVGNKAFNERFNMFPNLKVLHVKNVIDLIPHYPGKLLGYEYMGTELVIDTRKSPSLKDSRNPGDWHNLQAMLHVVAGWNGKKEEFEMRVKRSVALVNKSCEFLKEEYGVPGSWWVEKNKGMVKREDGEWVLDAPDEEDVPVLEEI; encoded by the exons atgGCCGCCACAGACGTCACGGAGCCCACGTGGGCCGAGCTCCTGGGCCGCGACAACTGGGCGGGCCTACTAGACCCTCTCCACCCCTCTCTCCGCTCCCTGATCCTCCGGTGCGGGGACCTCATCCAAGCCACCTACGACGCCTTCAACAACGACAAGAACTCGCTCTACTGCGGCGCCAGCCGCTACGGCAAGGCCTCCTTCTTCCGCAAGGTCATGCTGGACTGCCCCGAGAATTATGACGTCGCGGCGTTCCTCTATGCCACCGCAAGGGTCACCGTCCCCGAGGCCTTCCTCCTCCACTCGCTCTCGCGCGAGGCCTGGGACCGCGAGTCCAACTGGATTGGCTATATCGCCGTCACATCAGACTCGCGATCCCAAGAACTCGGGAGGAGGGAGATCTACGTGGTGTGGAGAGGGACCACCAGGGACATGGAGTGGATCAACGTCTTTGGGGCTGGGCAGGTGGATGCTTCCGGGTTGCTCAGTGCTAAGAGCCTCAAAGAGCTGAAGGATGGAAACAAAGACG GTAGTAGCAGCAGCAGTGACGAGGAAGACGACCCGAGAAAACCGAAGGTGATGTCGGGTTGGCTCACAATCTACACGTCTGACAACCCAAAATCCCCCTTTACCAAATCCAGCGCAAGAACGCAGCTTCAAGCCCACGTCAAATCCCTCTTACAACATTACAGCTCTGAGAACCCCAGCTTGGTCATCGTGGGGCACAGCCTCGGCGCAACCCTATCCATCGTGAGCGCCTTCGACCTGGTCGAAAACGGGGTAACGGAGGTCCCGGTCACCGCCATCGTGTTCGGGTCCCCCCAGGTCGGAAACAAGGCCTTCAACGAGAGGTTCAACATGTTTCCGAACTTGAAAGTTTTGCACGTGAAGAACGTGATCGATTTGATCCCACACTACCCGGGGAAGTTGTTAGGGTATGAGTACATGGGCACGGAGCTGGTGATAGACACGAGGAAGTCGCCGAGCTTGAAGGACTCGAGGAACCCGGGTGATTGGCATAACTTGCAAGCGATGTTGCATGTGGTGGCGGGGTGGAATGGGAAGAAGGAGGAGTTTGAGATGAGGGTGAAGAGGAGTGTGGCGTTGGTGAATAAGTCTTGTGAGTTTCTGAAGGAGGAATATGGCGTGCCAGGGTCGTGGTGGGTGGAGAAGAATAAGGGGATGGTGAAGAGGGAGGATGGGGAGTGGGTGTTGGATGCGCCAGATGAGGAGGATGTGCCTGTGCTCGAAGAGATTTGA